ctgaaaagcggtctcttgcgtattaccccatctgtaaacgacacctttctgtgttagcatagtaagtggttgcgcgatctttgagaagtctttaataaatcgcctgtagtaacccgccaaacccaagaattggcgtatttctgtcggtgtacgtggtgctggccagtttctgatcgaatcaaccttggatggatcgacatgaatcccatccttgttcaccacatggcctaagaagtggacttcacgaagccagaagtcgcattttgaaaactttgcgtacagttgctcttttcgaagaagttccaagataagacgtaagtgctgctcgtgctcctcctgactcttggagtaaatcaaaatgtcgtcgatgaaaacgataacaaacttatcaagataaggtttgcacaccctgttcataagatccatgaagactgcaggcgcgtttgtaagcccgaatggcatgacaagaaactcgtaatgaccgtagcgagttctgaaagcggttttggagacgtcctcatcccggactctcagctgatgataccctgaccttaaatcaatcttggaatagtaacacgacccttgcaactggtcgaataggtcatctatgcgcggaagaggataacggttcttcaccgtcaccttattgagttcgcggtagtcgatgcacatcctgaacgtaccgtctttcttcttcacaaataacactggagctccccaaggcgaagagcttggacgaataaagcccttttccaagagctcttgtagctgcttcgacagttcttccagttcggttggagctaaacgatacggtgcgcgggctattggtgctgctccaggagctaactcaacctgaaactcgacttgacggtgaggaggtaaaccaggtaaatcttcaggaaacacttgaggaaaatcacgcacaactggtatatcctccagcttcttttcctttgctgatgcgtcagtgacaagtgccagaatggcagtatgtccctttcgtaaacatttctgcgcctttaagaatgagatgatgccaaccacagcaccactcttgtcaccttgtacttcgagaggttcttgactggagcgaggaatacgaataactttttctttgcataagatctccgcgtgatgttgggataaccaatccataccgatgacgacgtcgaaactacccaaaactatgggtatgagatcaatcgagaaagtctgacccgctagaacaatactacaacccttgactacctgtgcggcttccacacttttaccattggctagttctacgacgtgtttggtgtctaggggtgttggtgtacgttttaataatttactcattttcaatgacatatagcttgtatcagcacccgaatcaaataagacagtaacataaatatcgtcgagaagaaacttacccataaccacattgggatcattcactgcgtctcctcgacccaacacaaaagcacgaccacgagcttcattgccgttgttgttgttgtttcccccgttattgttgttattgttcccattgccctgattgttgttgttgttctggttcctgtttagccgagggcagtgtctcttgatgtgaccttcagcaccacaattatagcaccccttgttgccctgttgctgattctgctgtgctggtagctgctgctggttctggttcgcaggtcgagcgctcctacaatctttggcctcatgacccatcttgaggcatctttgacaacgaaccttattacactggccactgtgatgtttgttgcaggtgttacactttggaaggtttcctcgataccctccctgtctgtggctgcctgaggagtgctgactgggactctggtaactgtctgtctttcgttgctgagcttgtgactgtactgaagctgaccccttgctagaatccccatcccattttctcttactttcactgggagtagcaagtgtagtagaagcagtagcggtagcagtagcactgacacgcttaggcagtttattctgttccactgcctgatcggtgatgcgatgagcgagacgctggatttcctggatgttgttgaggttagccgaggtaacgtggctctgtatttctggtgccaaacctttgagatacaactcaatacgcttgtatggagggtccaccatagttggacataacacagccaactcatttgatctcttggtgtaagcttcgatttccgaaccaaccattttcaagttatacaactcgtcctccaacttgtgaatgtcttctctagtgcagtattccctcttgatcagttctttgaagtcattccagggtgtggcgttagcagctgccaaccctaagatctgcacttgtgcgttccaccaagtgagcgcaatcccttcaagtgtgccagtggcgaacttcaccctgcgagcctcagggcattcacacatttcgaaaaccgactcgagcttttcaaaccagtggaggagtccaactgctccctccgtgccactgaacgagctaggacgacaatccatgaaattcttgaaggtgcacccaggttgttgctgagcgggttgacctattgtgtacgaatagggcaaagttaagtacgagaattaatgtaggatctaaagatcctagtgtctatactgcagggtatactacctgcttgggcggctgcaactgccgcagcaacgagagcctctagctgggcttgagtcatggtaattcgtgcggccattgatcttcacatcaaaggcaacataagtgagaaaggttcgcgaatagtgcgatgacagaagagtgtaagcacataagtattctcatgcaatgacaagttgtgagcaaagtaatgtaagcatactacgagcaaagttctatgcaaattctagcaagcaggtaataaacataaaccttattacctagtatgtcgagtcttgcacgtggagcgaagcgtcgttgtggatcgttgagagcactgttctggttatagtctggttttaataaaaacgtttttccatattaaaaccaagttctctataaccaatggctctgataccaatctgtcacacccccaaaatccacacgcggggtatcaccgcttgggagcgtgactgaccaggatcaagccaccaatcatattgaacatgtaattaatattaagtaaaataaatgtaaaccacccattcaatacgataggtgttcaaaacataaccataatttcaaagtgtagcggaagcatagtaaataaaccaacaatagttaatagttttaaatgtcataatagttcaacgtagagaccacgatccttgcccacaacgacccgcttctccagtgcaagctccaagtacctaacgatctgcaaggcatgtaacagaatgatcaacaaactagttgagcgagttcacagtaagtaaatgcgtaatagtaagtaacgggtggctctacagggccaatagtaagttatacaagtgggggcttcccatgttatgtgaccactagactattcgtatcatccctgttcttcgtccgagaacagtagcgtgtatagggtgtacgtgggtttcacgtacgtatcctttgtatcgaggatagtaattagtatatgaccacgtaggtgttatcccaacctacggaagaagtaagtaatgcgtacacgtaggttttacgtgcgtgcctgacatccgaggcagtaatggcatatgaccacgtaggtgttatccaacctacggaaccacgtaggtgttatcccaacctacggaaccacgtaggtgttatcccaacctacggaaccacgtaggttttatcccaacctacggaacagtcctgacatccgaggaccatgataggtgatagtctaggaaaagcgtttgtacgttataagtcaattgaaacctttaacccattcccacgacccgggaatcccatgccttagtaggagtgtgaactcaccttggtttgctcggtatgttaggttatgcactcacaagtaattaatcaagtcctagtgtatgcacgtataacaaatcagttcatgttcacaatgatacgcatgcaatttaatgttcacataacagtcagtttgcatatcggcacaacacgtattatttcacattaaatcatcagctagtgtacacgaatacaaatgttaacattcatcaccaagcatagcatgccaaataaatcaagcatatatcccatcattcaaagtatgttcataaccatatatctttcgatccacccttatctttcggtacattagtgatctttcgacacacagttatcacagttatccttcggaccgaatgttatgtttcgaaccagtgtcatctttcggtcaatgctatccttcggtcaacactactatggttcggtcaaagctatccttcggtcacaactatgtttcgaacaactagtatctttcggtcaaaatcagttacgtttactcaaagtttccaagtttaaccgtgattatcaattaacacaaatttcacaaatcagctaacatcaacaagatcaaacaagcatgattcccatgtttatcaagaaccctaatctgaataacaaaatcattcaaactatccgatttacacataggtgccgattacataaacatgtccgattacaatattcggccgattataaacctgattaacataaacatcttAACAACCATGACAATTCAATTCGTATATTATCCGATCATCGTGCAAATAATGTCCGGTTCTAACAACATTCTATCGATTAACAAGCAAGTCCGGCCGGTTATCAGGCATATCCGGCCGATCAACAAGGCTAAATCAACATGTTATCATCAAATCGTATTATCAATCACCCATTTAACAAACATCAATTCCTATCCGGTCGATCACCCTGACCTGATTAACTAGCCGATTAACAAACCAATTCGTAACATTGaacatgaaatcatttaatcaatcaaaacaatacaattaaacactaaccgaaaaTCTGGAtgacggaatgaaatccttcgaacagggaatgggtctgctatgccgtcacacacacacaaggaaaCTAGGGTTTTTGGAAGTAACTATCGGTTTACATGCATTCACgcatataaacgtatcacaggaatgggccaagcccattagaaagactgggccgaaagatgtcgaaggatagagtccttggtcgaaggatatgtttcgagatccttcgaaccgaaagttgatccttcgaatcgaaggatatgtttcgagatccttcgaactgtatgttatgtttcgtgatctagactaagtgttttaataataataattctaatattattttctaccacagcaagtaatcacatataggcaaaacgacaatacgtttcattaaaacacaacgcgtacaatttcaagtccactaaacagtcaaagtcaacgcgcatttaatgcgaaagtgaaagtcagaaactcgagttgtcacagcatTTACAAACTCGGGTGGAAAAAAACACAAAGTTACATTTGATGAATTGGAGAAGTTTTCTGGGGAATATAGATCAGAATTTTCTAGTTTTTTGGGAGACCAAGTAAGAGAATATGTCAGATTTAGGTTTTTAGCGTGGAAAACAGTGCCAACAGAAGTAAAGGATAAATTGTGGGAGGAAATAACGGTTAATTCTTTTCTCTTAATTATAAATgtatttttacattttcatgtgACTAACATACAACTTGTATTATATATTGCAGCGTTTTTATGACATTGATGCATGTCGTAGGCATTTTGTAATGACTCGGCTTGGTGACCTGCTTCGAAATTTTAGAAGAAAAGTGTATGCGGGATACATAGTACCTAACTTAGGTAAACCAAAGAAACTTGCACGAATTCCTAAGAGGTATCGTTCAATGGTGGAGCAAACAGACTGGGACAAGTTTGTAACATATACACAATCAGACGAGTTTAAGGTTTTAATCTTTTATTCTAATGTTCatcattattttattttaaatataattttaaacTCTAATGAAATAATTACAAAATTTTGTTGTAAGGATGTGTCAAATAAGAGAAAAACAGCACGATCAAAATACGTTTATGATCATCACTTGGGACGAGGAGGGTATGCTTATCTAAGAGACAAACTGGTAACTTCATTTCTTcaattaaagttttttttttgtgcttATAATGATTTTTTGTTTGTATGTCTGATGTGTGTGTCCGTTATTTTTGTTGTATATATTACAAGGTACAAAATAACGAACTTTGATGAGATCCCCTCTCGTGCTTTAATGTGGAGGAAAGCAAGGGAAAACAAAAACGGAGAATACAAGAATGTTGATGTAAAAGACATAGCTAATAAAATAGTAAGTTCAACTTTAAacttttttggtttatttttaatTACTATAATACATGTTTATTTGTTAACAATTTCTATAGATTGACACTGAAACGCAAATTAAAGATGGATCCGTGAACCTTGATCCGGGCACGGATGCACTCACATTAGTATTTGGCAAAGAAAAAGGTGGGTATTTAAAAGGTGTTGGTTATGGAGTGACTTCTAGTAGATATTGGCAGAGTCCTCGAACAAAAGGATCATCAAAAGAACGAATTGCACAACTGGAGTTTCAACTACATAATGAGAGACTTGAGCGTGGGAAAAAAGATGAACAAATTAAGACCCTTTCGATGCAGATGGCAGAAACAAATAACACCCTTAATCAAGTTTTAGCTCATCTGGCTGCACAAGGACAAACTTTACAAATATGTTCATTATCTGCAGACAAAATGTCACAAACACAAGTAAGTGACTTATTTTATTAGCAAATTAATACCTTAATAGTTTTCAAATGTTAACCATTGTTAGCTACCATAAATAGCAACCTATTTATATAAATTTACCATGTGCATTACAATTTTAGAAATTTTCCCTGTTTTATCGAATCGTATTATCTGTATTGCTTCCTTGTTACATTTTGTAGGTAAATTCTTTGGATAAACATGACGGATCAAAGCATAAGGCCAATGCTACCGCATCTAAAATAGTGCAAAAAGAAATGGCACCAACGGTAAGTATgataatttcattattttttttataatttcccATGTAATTATTGATATTTCATAACACATTTATTTGAATTGTAGGTAAAATCTATGAACAATAGTACTGGATCAAAGGACAATACTAATGTTACCACATCTAACATATCAAGTAAAGTAGTGCAAACAGAAGTCACTTCTCATGCTAAGACTTCTAAAATGGTGCAAAAAGAAATGATAACGGTAAGTGTTTGACAATTTCgtattttttatagtttttatgTGTGATTGTTGATTTTTTATAACTTAATTAATTCAATGTTTTTAGGAAAACGTGAAAACTAGAAAAAAAGATGTTTTGTCTACGCAAGAGACTTCACTTCTTGGGACATCATCGCAGTTGGAATCACAAGAAAATATACATAATACACATTCAACAAATGTCCTAGAGGTATGTGTTACGAAATACATATTTATATTGATTTTAACCTTAAGATgttaatataaaatattttttttgtagaTCAAGTGTACTCTATATATTATAAATATGAACAACTGTGTGGCTTATGGTACAATTCATTTGTCAACGGGAAAACAAAGCATTCATGGAGTTCCACTACAAGATAATTGCTATAGAGTTTCTATTGATAAAGTTGTAAAAGAAGCAGCATTTTTACCGGTAGAATCATGTGAGGTCAAAACAGTTGGGGATGCACTAAATACTTTTGTTGCTTGGCCAAAATACCTTGTCAAAACTAGCCAAAAGGTTTGTTCTTTATTAATATATGATTAATTACTCTAGCTATTGATATTTGTTTTCATGTTTTTTGCTTCAGATACCAAATCTATCAAGCATTCAAACACAAAACTCTACAACTTAAGTCGCTAAAAAGCAAAAGATATGTTTTACAACGCTAGATGGCATCAAAAAACAGGGAGCAAGAAGAACAAGAAAAACACTTTAAACTAGTACTTATTTTATGTTTACAATCATTTCCTTTTGCAACATTTGTAGACAGTTTTTGATTAGAAGTTTAGTTTTTGGTATTATCGTGAACAGATTttggtttattaattttaatattatttggtTTTAGGTTTTCTCatgtttattattgtttttttattatttggatATACATGTGTGGCTAAAGGTTAGCCATAAGCCACACTTAAAAGCACAAAAGTTCCTGTGGCTTTACATAAACATTAGCCACACCATTGTCATTTTATCTTTTTGTGTCACAAAATCATAGTAAACGTTatttaaaaacaaattatgtgtGACCAAAGATTAAACAATAGTCACATAGTAAAATTACAAATTTTCATGTGGCTTTACATAATTACTAGTCACATCATCGTCACTTTGTTTATTTTTCCGTGACGAAATGTTAGCAATTGTTATGGGTAAAAAAGATTATGTGTGACCAAAGGTTAGACACTTGTCACatataaaattacaaaatttcatGTGGCTTTACTTGATCATTAGTCACACCATCGCCATTGTGTTTATTTTGGTGTGACGAAATATTAGCAAAAGCCATGGGTAAAAAATATTATGTGTGACTAAAGATTACACAATAGCCACACTTAGAGAGAAAAAAAATTTCATGTGGCTTTACATAACTTTTAGCTACACCATccttattttgatttttttatgtgACAGAATGATAGCATCTGTAATGCACAAAATGAATTTGTGTGGCCAAAGGTTAGATGATAGCCACACATAAAATCATAAAGTTTTATGTGGCTTTACATAATCATTATCCACATTATCCTTACTTTATGTGACGAAATGATAGCAAATGTCATGAGAAAGTAAATTATAAGTGACCAAATATTAGCCATTGCCACACTTAAAACCACAAAACTTCATGTAGCTTTACATAAACATTAGCCACGCTATCATCACTTTATTACTTTTGTGTGACGGAATAATAACATATGTCATGTGAAAAAAAAATGTGTGACCAAAGGTTAAACAATAGtcacacttaaaattacaaaattttatGTGTGACTAAAGGTTAGACAATAGTCACATATAAAATTACAAAGTTGTTTTTTAGTGTCAAGAAATATTTTTTAGCCACAGTTATAGTAAACAGAtgtgactaaataataaaatggtCACACTTACAGTGAGTTCATGTGGCCGTTCCAAACATTTAGTCTTACTTAATAAATGGAATGCTTAATTACAACAACTCTTTTTGCCACATTTTTTTAATTGAtgtggctaaaacaaacttttaagTGACTATATAATATAAACAACCACATTTACAATAAATTCATGTGGCTGTTGttaccctttagccacacttatTGTACATAATGTCTGATTTCCAGCAAGAGATAGTGgtaccctttagccacactttaaaGTTTCTACGGCCACTAAACGTGAATGTGGTCGTATGATACCTATGATGACTGGACCTTTGGTCACACTTGAGTTGAAAATAAAAAGTGTGATAAAAGGCGTATGGTCACTCTTTTTTTGTGTGGCTGTAGCCCTATTTTGGCGTAGTGtttgggcagaagcaattgcaaatgcatgttttactcaaaacagaacccttatcaacaaaaggctaaacaaaacaccctaCAACATTATAAATGGAAGgattccaagtgtaaaatttttacacacatttggttgtagatgctttgttttcaatgattttgaaagtcttgaaaaatttgacagaaaagcagaaaaaggtatttttcttggatattcttTGTCCTCAAAGGCTTATAGAATCTTCATTCTTAACACAAGGAAAATCAGAGATAGtttatatgtctcatttgatgacttATCAGAAACTGAggtttctgatgaatacatgaaagaaataaatttttctgacaaacaagaaaattatgagcatCTCTTTGAAATGATAACTAAAGACTTTCTAGAACATGATAAATCTCTCACATATAAATCCTCAGAAatatcatgtactaaccctgCAGAACAAGTGAATAGCACACCAGAAAGTCAAAATTCTGGTGCATTACACACAACAGAGGCAACTCAacagggggaaacttcaaatccatcagaaccaacaatTGTTTACAACAggttaagatggatcaaagggcatgttcgttctgatatcattggcaatccagctgatggtgtgagaacaagatctgcTATTGCACATGAATGTGCATATGTTGGGTTCTTGAGCAAAATAGAACCTaa
This is a stretch of genomic DNA from Helianthus annuus cultivar XRQ/B chromosome 16, HanXRQr2.0-SUNRISE, whole genome shotgun sequence. It encodes these proteins:
- the LOC110916909 gene encoding uncharacterized protein LOC110916909, encoding MWRKARENKNGEYKNVDVKDIANKIIDTETQIKDGSVNLDPGTDALTLVFGKEKGGYLKGVGYGVTSSRYWQSPRTKGSSKERIAQLEFQLHNERLERGKKDEQIKTLSMQMAETNNTLNQVLAHLAAQGQTLQICSLSADKMSQTQVNSLDKHDGSKHKANATASKIVQKEMAPTVKSMNNSTGSKDNTNVTTSNISSKVVQTEVTSHAKTSKMVQKEMITENVKTRKKDVLSTQETSLLGTSSQLESQENIHNTHSTNVLEIKCTLYIINMNNCVAYGTIHLSTGKQSIHGVPLQDNCYRVSIDKVVKEAAFLPVESCEVKTVGDALNTFVAWPKYLVKTSQKIPNLSSIQTQNSTT